TTATACTTGGCAATAGTTTATACTAGTATTTTATCTTCTTATTAGTAGTTGCTTTTGCATATCATATTCCTGTTCATGGGCTCCATATATTTATTTCATTATCTTTTTTTGTAGTTATTTATGCACATCATAGTCTTGTTCATGGGCTCCATATATCtatttcattatttttctttgtaaCTCATTTTGTTGGTAGGTCGACATATTTTCAATTGGAATGATCTACTATGGACTTTTTATTCCTGGAATgtacaagagaaaaatgaagtTGGATCAGCTCAGTGAAATTATTCGTAAAGGCATAGCAAAATATGATCAGAAAGGGCTCATATTTGATCTCAAAGATCATCTAGATGGTACAGATATATTGGAAGACTGGGAAGGTGACTACAGAATTCTGTATCCAATGATCAGATCAGAACCGAGTGAACGGCCATCGGCTACTCAGATATTGGTAATCAAATTGCATGAGTTTGAAACTTTGAATTCATTAAATATGTGTTCTGTTCTAGTATTAATTCTTGTCTGATATTATGTACAGGACCTGCTTGATCTAGAGAAAGGACTGCACTTCATGAAAGGTAAAGCAAATAGTTAGATTAACAACAAAGCAATTATAGAATTTGAATTTACTAGGAAGTGTTTTACTGTTGTATTAATTTCTTCGGTGATAATTTTTGCAGGAGTTGCTTGATATGGAGATTGAAGATTTGTGCTAGCTGAAATACACCTCCAAGTACATATAATAGGCATGCAAAACAATGATACATGGTAAACATTCTGGATGATCTGCTTTGATAAGAAACCGGGATAATGTTGTATAGATACGAACTTAGGCATCGACGAACGTGATATTGGATAGATGAGGTGCATTGACATGTATGTGAAGATGTATGTACATGTTTCTACTGAGCCACTACTTGTAGAGActatgaaagaaaaaaaaagaaagaaagaagaccaGTGAAGCAAGTTGGCACGTAAGGGATGATGTACGCACTACCACACTGTTTCCTGGTCATACTATATTGAGTATATTCAAGCAATACCTTTGGTTTTTGTTCCTGGGTTATAtaaacttcttcttttttataaaataCATCTAAGCGGATGtatcatatattgaagaagaGGACTGCAGAGCAGTTATACCGCCAAGAGGCTTGGATACAAAACGATTACTCACGCTTACTCCACATGTTACCCACTAACAAACTAACCCAGGACCCTTAAAGAGGCCTGCCTTCCACCAAAGCCTACCCTCCGTCTCGATCAAATGGGTAACCAAGGCCACGTCCGGTCTAGCCCCATCAAAGACAATGGCATTGCGGTGTTTCCAAATAGTCCACCAGACCAAGATGATGCCCATAGACAAATCACGCCGCTCCGACAAAGGCACCAATCTGGTGGACCACCAGTCAGCGGGCAGACTATCCTGAGAAGGAATCCACTCCAATTTACCCCAGCGCCCGAGAATAATCGCCCACACCTGACACGAAAACACACAACCAAGCATCAAGTGAGCaatggtctccggctcctgatCGCACAAGGGGCAACGAGCCGGATGTGGCAGTCCTCTTCTGGCAAGTCTATCGGCGGTCCAGCATTGATTCTGAAGAACCAACCAGACAAAGAATCGGCAGCGCAGTGGGGCCCTCGAACTCCACAAATCCTCCGAACAAGGGACCACCTCGCGACCACCAAAAAACGCCGGATAAGCCGAGGCAGCGGAATATCTTCCATTAGGGCTCTAGCTCCACCGGAAGGTATCCACACTATCAGAGAGCACCACCTGGTTGACCATAGACCAGACCTCCAGAAACTCAAGAATAGCCTGCTCTGGGAGGTTAGGGTTAATATGCTGGACCCAAGCGTGATCACACAGAGCCGCAGCCACAGAGAGGCGAGCAGCCGCCGGCGTAAGATACTGAAACAAAAGCGGCGCTTGTTCTGCCAGACAGCTACCCGGCAGCAACCGATCGGACCAAAAGAAACCTCCGTGCCACACCCGACCTTCGCGGTAATCGCCGCATCCACAATCTCCTGCGCCGTAGTCGGGATTCACGGCCGGAATTCACCCCAGGCCCGGCGAGGTTCGACCTTGCGCAACCAACACCATCTCGCCCTGAGCGCGATGTTCAGGAGGCGGAGGTTAGGCAGACCAAGACCACCAAATTCCACCGGGGAGCAGACCATGTCCCCAGCAACCAAGCAATGTCCACCACATGCCTCTTTCCGGCCCCTCCAAAGGAAACCCCTACAGATCTTGTCGATGCCGCCGACAACCTTAGCCGGGATGTCTAGAGAGAACATAGCGTAAATAGGCATGGCCGAAAGAGTGGACTTGACCAGAACGAGACGACCGCCCGAAGAGGGCATGGGCGCCGACCAAGTTTGTAGCTTGTTGGCCACCTTATCCACCAGGAACTGCAATTGCGAGGCCAACGGCTTGCGCAACCCAAGAGGGAGCCCCAAATATGTGCAAGGAAAAGTCTTAACCGCACAACCCAGCTCACGACCCACTTCCACACCTTGAGCCTCCGAGCACCGAATCAGATGGGCGGAGGTTTTAGCGAGATTCACCCGAAGACCGGAAACCTCACCAAAGTCCGAAAGGAGTGCTGCACACACCCTAAGATCCCGCAGCCACAGCCGGAGGAAGATCACCGCGTCGTCGGCAAAAAGAGAGGTCAGGTGAGCTAACCCTCTGGATGCCAATCTTCCAAGAAGACTACAATTCTCCGCCTTGACGAAAAGAGAATTAAGGACATCCATAGCCAAGATAAAGAGCATCGGCGACAGTGGGTCGCCCTGACGAAGTCCTCGACGACGAGCAATGATCCGACCGGGAACACCATTGAGAAGAACTCGAGTGGAGGAAGTTCCCAACAGTGCTCCCACCCAATCAATCCAACTGTTGCCAAAGCTAAGACATCGCAACACATCGAACAGGAAGGACCAACGCAGGAAATCAAAAGCCTTAGAGATATCCAATTTGAGCAACACCGCCGGCGTGCGCAGAGAGTGTTATAGAAACTTCTGAATGCTAGCTCCTGCTCGTTCATGCTATGTGCAACCACGTTACTCTACTCATTCGTTAATCCTATATTCCCTATTTCTGGGAACTGCTTAACGGTGATGTTGCAGCTGCGACACTGGCTCGCTGAGCAAAGGGGAGTGCCATGTGTGTCGAGCGCGTCCCTGCAGGAGTTGAGGAGGACGGGGTCCCtgagggcatctccaagggtcAGCCTCCATTTGTCCTCCCCATTTGTCCATCTCAGGGGTCTTTGGACAAATGGGATGAAcaaaatatcaagttgtcCAATATTAACCCCTCATTTATCTTTCCATGAATCTTTAACATGTGGGCGAAGAAGACAAGTGGATAAAATTTATATGAGTTTTGCACAAATGGGGATTCCCCATACTCCCCTCAAATTTGGGGAAGAAATGGGGTGTGTGGACCACTTTTGGACAAACGAGAGTTCCCATTGGGTTGTGTATTTTGCTCATATGGACAGATTTAGACAAATGGAGAGGATTTGGGGGTTTCCCTGGAGATGCCCTGCCCGCGGGAGGTGTGCATAGGCATAGGGGTGAGTGAGAGTACGCAATTCATATGGCTCCAAGGCACCTTTGGTCGTCCTCGCGCTACAGCCATGGGCTGCATCAAGTTTGGTTTTATTTATGTAACAAATCCTATCCGCGTCGCAGGAAGCGAGGTACAGGATGGGCGCGCGGGACATGGTCACCTCAGGCCTTGTTTGGTGCTAGTTTTTTTCTGAGTGTTTAGTGTTTTTTCCCGGCCCAGTCCCGAGACACCCCAAAACACCAGTGGGCTGTTTGGTAGGCCAGTTTTGACCCGTAGAAACCCTAGAAAACCAATGAAAACACGCCGTGCCGGCGAAATACCGAGACGCGAGTCGTACTCGCGTTTCTCCCCTGACGCTTCACTCTCGCGTCGTCATCActcatcctcctccgcgcccacCTCTGCCTCGTTGACCGCAGTCGCATGCTCGCCTCCGCCACCGTCGGCCGTCGGCGCCCacccccctcttcctctccttctttcttttctcctctccCCCAAGCTCTCTTCTGCTCCCTCTTCTCCCTACCGCACCatgaactccggcgagcatgCCCGTCTCCGCCTGCTGCTCTTCGGCCCTAGGCGAGCCACTCCGACCCCGCCTCGACGACCGGCGCCCGAGTACGCACGGCTGGGAAGCCGCGTCGCCCCAAGATCCCTGCCCAcgcccttcttcttcggctTCGGTGGAGCTGCGCTACCATATGCGCTGCACCGCCACGGCCTCCTCGACCTCGCTGACCCGCGCGGAAgttccgcctccgcctcgaccTTGCGAGGCTGTCTCCGCCCTCTCCTGCGCCTGTTGCCGCCCCGAGCAACCCCGTGTTGGCGCCCTCCACCTTCGGTCGCTCACCGTCGTCGACCCGCTCCTCCGCGCCTACTTAACCCCGGCCGACCGCACCACGAACCCCACGGTGAGAtcctcttgctcctcctctcctccccctttGATTTCCTCGCCGTAAAGCGCCTAGTGCCGCTGCCCAACCCGTTGCCAGCGAGCATCCTATGCGCCCCCTGCCTGCGCGTCCATGGCGCATGTACTGATGTCCTCCAACATCCAACAATCCTTTTGAAAATTGTACATAGCTGAAGTTGTAAATATCACTACGGAGTAGAATTCTTTGAAATTCCTTCTTAGAACACGCATGTGCCAAACACTGAGAATTGTGGTGGGAAAGGGCATTGAGGGGAAACTAGTGTtttgggtaaaaaaaaaacctagaaAACCCATAAAAACACCACTGCCAAACAGGGCCTCAGGTATTGTTGGCCGTGGCCATGGTGGACAGCAACGTCGTGGCGGTGCCCCAGACCCTCCtcccagcggcggcggcggcaagtgCAGCCGGTGCGGCGCCTACACCTCCGTCTTCTTTGTGcggcctccttcctccctcatcctcttcctcaAAGGCGCGGCACCAAGCTCCTCCAGTTCGCCATGCTCGCCCGCCTCCCCCCGCTGGCCCCCTTCGACTTCCGTCTCACTCGTCCTCTTCTTCCCACTTTCCCAGACCAAATCATGCACTGTCTCAGGCAGGCCAAGTCGAAGTGTATGGAGAAAATTGGGGAACTGTATGGATTAGGGAAGCCACTGATGAACACATATACCCTTCCCTTGCCAGGAATGCCAAACCGTGTGACGTGTGCCTGAAGTTGGTTTGGCCCAAACCCCCTAAGGTCAGCGTGGCAGCCATGTCAGACTGAAAAGTCGGCCTGACGTTTAGAAACTTGCAGTTTTGGTTCAAACAATAATGATAGAACGCCAAATTTGACCAAGAGACGCGAGGCCTAGTCCGTGCAAAGATGTACCTTCACTCAATCGGACATTACTTATGTTGTTCAGCAAGTTTGTCTTCACATGCAGTATGAGTTCAACTTGTGAAACACATTCTTCGTTATGTCCGGAGGACCGGAGCACTATGGGGCATTCTGTTTCGGCCATCTTCTACAGTAACGTGGAGCCGGTGACACCCCACCTTCCTGTCCACAAGTTTTCTCttccctttctttctctctcttagTTAGAGCTGGGGATTAGCGGTGGGATTTCtgacaacttttctttttctttctctctctcgcttttaGTCAGACACacatattattttatttttacaaaaaaaatacctcGTTAATATTAGTACCTCGTCAATATTTAGTACATTATGGTACATGACATGTACTATTCACGCAATCTCACTGAACTTTATCAGATACTTCAACTTTACTGAAAACTTCTGtatgttttctgaaattttggtTGAGTTTGTGAGTATTATATGTTTTCTGAAGTTCTCTAAAGCAGTACTGGTTCTAAAGTTTGATATGTTACCTGCCCCAATGGTTTACAATTGTTCTATTTTGTATATTGCACTTGCACTAGGAGAATGTGGATACCGTGGAACAGGAGACCAGCGACCCATGTTCAGTTTGTTCTGAACTTCTGAGTCAACAAAAGGAGTTAAGCTAACCAGCTTTTCCTGGTCTCCAAATTATTCATTTTGCCAATACAATAATCGCTTTTATAGATGAGAAACAGTGCAGCCAGTAACTTGGGCTATTCCTTGAAAGATTTTGAAGACCTCATAGCTCGTCCTGAATATGGAGCCGGCAATAGATCGAAAATGTTAGTCAACTGTTTCTTAAACTCTGGCCGTTTTCTAGATAGCAAATGACTAAACTTACATGGTAGTCATCCATATAATCCCTGCGGTAACGCTGCAAATCGAGatgaaagaaataaaattgtCAGTTACTTATGATCGATATGGTACTATCTCATCACTGGCAATCGAGAAGCATAAGTTACATACtgcagctttgaagatttaGCACTCAGTACTGAGTTTCAATAAAAGTAATCAATttgaaagagaagaaatgTACCCTTTTATGTTTCTCCCTGTAATGGTCCCTGCCACGGTGCcgatccctctctctcctccgcttctctccttcctcccgtGCCCGTCGAGCTTCCTGCATAAAAACTTATGAACTGAAATTGCTCATAAAGAGATTAAGTTCCAGGTTACACTTCCACTCTAACCTCATCTTCTCTagctttcctcttcttttcagCTCCTTCAAAGGCCTCCTTTTCAACCTGAAAGATAAGAGATAAATTGAGACAGGAAGTTCATGGTCCCAAGTGGTAAATAGCATGGATCAACTTTAACAAACATCAGGTATCTCTACCTCTTTATTCGCAGCCCAAATTTCGTCTACGACCTTTCTCGCATATTCAGGGTCATCACAAATTAAAATGTTGTCGAAAACTGAACCAGCTTTCACCTACATGAGGATTTAAATAATTCAGAACGATCTAATATTGCTGTGGAACAAACGAGTTCTCTagacaaaaaatatatgtggTACCTGCCAAACTTCAATTCCCACGTACTGCAAAGGTTTCAGCACGTATAGGTCTGGGTCGTCTTCGAATTCTGCCGAAGATGTATGCAGCAAGTTTAGTTATTATATTTTCAGAGTTTAAGAGGATGAGGTCCAGGTCAGGTCAGATATGCAGTGAAAATTACTGTCAAGtgatattttaaaaaaaaatgccatgCAGGTTAAACAAAGAGCATCAGGACATAATGCACATGGAATTTTGAGGTGCTGAGAAAAGATTCGATAAATGTTTCTAACCTGGATTATCAATCCATGGGGCCTTCCATTTTCCCTTGTAGTTTGGGTTCTTGATTTTCTATAATCAGAAGCATCTAAGCATACATGATCttctgaagaagaaaaggccACAAGGAGCTAGCATTCAAGGAAATAACAAACCTTGTGCTTCCATGGTCCCTTATATTCCGGATTTGGTATCATTCTGGGCTTCCATATACcgtcctcatcatcatcccaTGACTCAGGCTGATTCAGtatagaaataaaaatatttgtaTTGATTAACTGTAATATGGCATCTGTAGAATCACTGTGAAAATATTCCTGTATTAATGGTCGGTTCCGTATTGCTGCTGCAGATAAGGAACTATGACTAGGTTGTTTTCAAATAAGGAAGTAGAATGAAACAAGCTGTGAGTAGGTAAATTGGAAATTTCGTGTACACTCAATTATTTTCATactataaataaaaaaatgtgattgCACATCCATATTCAAATAAAATTTAGTATTCTCAAGCATAAGTACATGCATACCTTTTTGTCGTTTGGATCAGGAATCTCTTTAGGAATAGAATCATATCCCTGGCAAATGCAAGCAAGAAGTTACAGAGCGCTCTTGTTCCAGATTATAGATTCACAACAGGAAATTGCGACAATACAAACCTCTGGCTTAACTTCATCAGGATCTTCAATATACTCCCTGTCATCCCAATCTTTTGGCTGCAAGAATGACGGATCTAAGTGAACACTTCATTGAAACTTCTTATCATAACATTCATCGTGCAGCGCAAAGCCCAAACCTTTTTAGCATTGACTTGTTTGATCTTACGAGGAGGAAGGATGTCCCAGTCAGTGTACATACTCCCAAATTCTCTCTCCCGGTTATCAATAAGTAGGCTGTAAGAAGCATCAGGTCTAAGAATGAATGTGTAGAaatgtgtcaacttatctGTTTCACATTTTAGATCTTTCTTGATAGGGTAGTTTTGCCCTTGGTACGAAAGTATGAGATGGAGCTTCTTTGTCTGATCGCCACATATATCAGGACCAAACATAAAACTGCAGAAGTAAACTTCAAGAATGTTAGCATGTGACTCAAAAGAATATTAAACACCGCAAACAAATACAGTTGTACAAGTAAGACAACGAACACTGGATCATATATATTGGATGGTTTCTACTTACTACCAGTAAAGTTGTAGGAACCATTTTACAATCAAGGATGGGTATTTGGTGTCCCAACAGGCACAGTCCTCAATACCATAGTTCATGCTGATTTATTGGACATTTGACGCATTATGGTCAATTTTTGTACTGCTTTTGCatgtaaacaaaaaaaacatgatattCATTAACgttttcaagaaaaaagaatggaTAGTCATCAGAATGAGCTGATTCGACTTGAAGGTGTCAATTTAAATTATGTCCTTCTTTTCCGGTGATGTCAAGATCATTTCCTCAACCTTTGACGTCGGCTTTGTGCAGTCTTGGACATGTATTTTTCTATTCTTAGTCACTCACTGGAAACATGTGCAAGCTCGTACGGATATAAATATCAATACCAGTTTCTGTAGATAAACATAATGGGGACAGGAAAATTTACAGTAATAACCTCATATCTAAAAGAATTTGTAGGCCCAAATCAGGGAGGCAAACTTAACCTGTAAGGCGTGTCACCACCAAATTTCTTCTGGTTGACATAACCGGACATAAGCTTGATGTAAGCACCGCCACATTCAATATCCTGCTCGATCTTTATCGAATACTGAACAACCAACGTCCGATTCTTGTTACTGAACTCCGGGTACTTTGCCGATATGGCGAAATGCCTAGCATCCAAGGTTGTCTGTATCCCTGAAATAATTGGAAAACACAAAACGGCCACATGAATCATATAGAAAACCACTGGATAGTAATCAAATAAGGGTCCCATTGTCTGAATTTTCATGTTGAAACACAATACATACATGGACAGCACTTCAGTTTTAAAAGCGGTGGTCAAATGAACACAGGGACCATGCGGAACCAGTACAGTCTGAAACTCTGAATCCTTTTTTAGGCAACACAGTCAAGTTATGCGACGTCTGATTTGGGGGTTTCCCTAAGTACTGTTTTTTTCTCAGCATTGAGCATTCGCCTCATGATTAAAGCAAGTCAAACAGCACTCTGTCTCCAACACTGAGCCCATCGTTTTATACCAAAGTTACTTCAGAATATGCTCAATAAGATATCAGAAGAAGGAACCAGATGGAGATGGGCACCTTTATCGTCAGGATCCCCAGAAAAGCTCCCCGCCGTGTGCCTGAATGCCCCGGCTTTCCCTTCGCTCTTTTTCCAGTCGGATTTCACCCACCGGCTCCCCCACCCATCTAAACACAAGCATATTGCCAGTTTTATTTAGCAGAAGCAAAATTAACACAAGGATACTGCCACTATGAACAAGCTCGGACGAAACCAAATTAAGGAGGCTCGCACTCCAGGGGCACGGCAAACAAACCTTCGAATCGCTCCTCGAagaagacctcgccggaggcGAGAACAAGCAGCGACGAGAGGGCCAGCACGCCGTGGAGGACGCGGTAGAGGCAACCCATCATCGCCGGCGTAGCCCTGGAGGATTCAGTGACCCTTTTGCTTGGTGCGAACTACTTAAGGAACATTTGTAGAGCGGGTGAGCTCCGAGAGAAGGCTTCAATTTGGGGATTATTTACGGAAATACCATGCCCTCGCGGACGCTGTCACGGTAACAGAAGTGGCATTCTCGTTTTTATTAGGAAGACAGTGGGGGTCAGTTGGGGTATTTCGTGGGTGGGGGAGCTGAAGGCAGCACTCTGAAGTCTTGTCTTCCGTGGTGGACCGGCCTGATGGACGGCGACGTGGGCGAAGACGTGGAATCGTCAAAGTCCACGCTGCCAGGACCACGACTTCCAGACGCGGGGCCCACACGAGAACCCAACAACAATTTCCACAAAATTTATTACAGCCAAAAAAATGCTCCCGAAATTATGCTAATAGTGACCGAAAACCCCTTCCAATTTATACGAGATGAATGAAATGAAACGGGCACaagaaaaagcaaagcaaTATGTTTGCCTTTGCATGTTCTTCGCAATGTTTGCTGTGACAGCTCAGAACCCAATGCCAGATTGATTCAGACGTGGTAGCCGGACGGCCAGCTGTTGGCGCcaccttccgccgccgcctcctcgtcctgaCCAACCCGGAGCGCGAAGGCGAGCGCGAGAGCGGCCCACTCGAGCACGAAGATGGcggcgccgaggccgccgacgagccggaggatggcggcgccgtcgtcctcgCGGTCGTAGGACCGGAGCTCGGCGGGTGAAGgccagcagcgcggcggcgccctggGAGATGGTTGTgagcgccgcggccgcggtgTGCGCCTGCTGCGCGCCGCCGGGGGCGGTGAAGGAGAAGGAACCGGAAGGCGAAGTGCGCGAAGGGGATTTGCGACCGTTGGGGGTTTAACGGCTAGGGCGTGAGCAACAGCGCCGTCGTGGCAGCCGTCAGCGTCGCTTCTTGACCCTCATGTCAGATCCGATGATACATTTTTCAGAGTAGAGAAAACTTGGATGTGTCGGGACGAACCAAAAGGTCATGTCGACCGACCAAAGATAATCTTTATGCAAAGGCTTTGATTGGTTCGAGGATTAAGGCATCATCAGATGATCAACAGGCATGCAACCATCGAGATTTGTCACTAGACAGTTAAGAGCATATCTGCATATGGTCCTTCATTCACAGAATCACAGCATTTATCTCAGAGCATCATCACCACAAAACATCGCAACAGAAGCCATCTGCGAATTTAATTACCACCAGTACGAGGAAACATTCTGCTGGCGATTGGGCATGTTCTAAGTTCAACGAGTAGCGTGACGTGAGATGGGACTTGCTGCATGATGCGGAAAATATACATAGACTGACTTCACGTCAGGTGGAAATCTTTTGTACATGCGCCAACCAGGCACAAGCTGGTTCTCGAACGAACTTACCACCCACCACCCTTGCTGGTATCACCACCCTTGTTGCTGTTCCATCCACCGGCATTCCCCTTGTCCCAGGAACTGCCACCGCCTCCTTGGCTACCGCAACCGCTCCCGCTCCCTCCAGGCTTCCCCCAAGATCCTTCCTTCTTTGTTCCACCTTATGAAATAACACGAGAGAAAGATTTCATGTTACAGATTGATTTCTAAAGTTAGGATAAGAGGTTCGAACAGAGAGTGATGTACTAGTCAGTAGAACAAAAAAGGACATGTGGTGAAAGCATTGACTAGTCGAGAAAAAAGCAGGAGAAAACTGATAACTTAAATTATGACGAGTCGCCCTACACAGTAGGCCAAACAAGAGACATATGGTGGATGCACTGACTAGTTATTCTTGGTCGTACCTTCAGTTCCCTTTGATGAATTCCAGCCATCTTCATTGCTCTTTACCCCACTACCTACAGGTGCCCCTCCACCCCACTGACCAAGGATAGAAGGTCCATCACCCAGAgatggtttggtttggttccAGGAGTTATTTCCATCATTCTTTCCTGCCTGATCATCTCCACCATGTGGTTTTGGCGCTCCCCAGCAATCATTTTTGTCACTCCCCCAGTTGGACTTGCCTTTCGAGAAAGCTTGATTTTCACTATTACCGCAAGATCCTCCCCCGCCTACAGATCCTCCTCTAGAAGTCGTAGTGTCCCCAGAAGGACCACCCCACTGACCCAGGACAGAGGATCCATCACCCAAAGATGGTTTGTTCTGATTCCAGGCGTTACTCCCATCGCTCTTTCCAGCCTGATCATCTCCACCAGACTGTTTTGGCCCTCCCCAGCTATCATTTTTGTCACCACCCCAGCTTGACTTGCCCTTTGAGAAATCTTGATCTCCTTCAGTGCTTTCCTTTTTACCGGCATTCCAGTCAGAAGACTGAGACCAGCCACCGCCTCGACCTTGACTGAAGGACCTTCCCTCATTGTTGTCATTCCAGTTTCTGTAACCACCACCTCGGCCTCTGTTTCCTCTGCCAGAGCTCCAGCTaccaccatcaccatctcctgaCCCAAAGTTATCTTGATGGCGATCACCTCGACCAAACCGTCCTCTGCCTCTTCCTCTGCCACCATCAGAATCCCTCCTGTTCCAGCGATCTTCAGACCTTTCTCCACCTGATTCGTCATTTAAGTTACTTCCTCCATTCCATGAAGATCCACCATCACCAAaccttcctctccctctgccTCGATTCCCACGTCCAAATCCGCCCCTGCCATATCCAGTATCATCATCACCATACGTTGGCTTGCTCCAAGCAGGTTCCTGATCTCCACTTGTAGAGCTTGGTTTGCTCCAAGCAGCCGAAGAACCAGTATTGTTCCAACCCCCACCATTCCCATTGCCCCCTTTAATATTCCAAGTGTCCTCCTTTTCCCCAGCTCCAGAACTAGTCGAATTGCCCTTTTCCTTTGTGTTCCAGCCATTTTTATTATTATCAGCACCTGCAGTAGAAGCCACCTTGCTTGCCCAAGGATCAGTTTCTTGTTCTTTGCCTGCAAGAGAATCAGAAATAAGTGTTACAAGGTACCACCAAGAAATATATTATTAACCATTTAGCCCAAAATGTCAAGCGGAGCATCAAATATgaataataattaaatatttgaattcatTCCCTAAGCACCTTTAGTAGAACAATCAG
The Brachypodium distachyon strain Bd21 chromosome 2, Brachypodium_distachyon_v3.0, whole genome shotgun sequence genome window above contains:
- the LOC100838375 gene encoding calreticulin-3; the encoded protein is MMGCLYRVLHGVLALSSLLVLASGEVFFEERFEDGWGSRWVKSDWKKSEGKAGAFRHTAGSFSGDPDDKGIQTTLDARHFAISAKYPEFSNKNRTLVVQYSIKIEQDIECGGAYIKLMSGYVNQKKFGGDTPYSFMFGPDICGDQTKKLHLILSYQGQNYPIKKDLKCETDKLTHFYTFILRPDASYSLLIDNREREFGSMYTDWDILPPRKIKQVNAKKPKDWDDREYIEDPDEVKPEGYDSIPKEIPDPNDKKPESWDDDEDGIWKPRMIPNPEYKGPWKHKKIKNPNYKGKWKAPWIDNPEFEDDPDLYVLKPLQYVGIEVWQVKAGSVFDNILICDDPEYARKVVDEIWAANKEVEKEAFEGAEKKRKAREDEEARRAREEGEKRRRERDRHRGRDHYREKHKRRYRRDYMDDYHDEL